CTCGTTTCGGACAAACTGGTCCAAAAGTTGGTTCATTTGATGCTGGTTACGGTTCAGGCTATCTTGCACGTATTATCGGTCATAAAAAGGCTCGTGAAATTTGGTACCTTTGCCGTCAATACGATGCACAACAAGCGCTTGATATGGGCTTAGTAAACACAGTTGTTCCTTATGCACAATTGGAAGACGAAACTGTGCAATGGTGTGAAGAAATGCTACAAATGTCTCCTACAGCTCTACGCTTCCTAAAAGCGGCTATGAATGCTGATACAGACGGCTTAGCTGGTCTTCAACAAATGGCAGGCGATGCTACACTTCTTTACTACACTACTGATGAAGCAAAAGAAGGTCGTGACGCATTTAAAGAAAAACGTCAACCAGACTTCGGTCAATTCCCAAGATTCCCTTGATTCGGAATGGTGGAAGGCTCGTATCTCTATGTAGATACGAGCTTTTTCTATTTTTATAAAGGGGAGACAGACGAATAGACCGATGATGGAAAAAGCGGTACCATTATCATTGTAAATGATCGGAGGAAGCAAATAATGTACCCAAACTGGATTTTGCAGCGTGCGTATGTAACGCCATTACGTAGCGCTCTCACATATGAAGGACAAACATGGACGTTTCAACAATTAAATGAGCTATCTTTAAAACGTGCTCGGCAATTATCAGCAATAAATATCAAGCAAGGGCAACGTATCGCTATTATGGGGCCGAGTACGCCTGCACTTGTAGTGATGATGTATGCTTGTATGCATTTGCAATGTGAAATGGTAATGCTTAATCGTAGGCTTTCTCAAGCCGAAATCGCTTATCAACTAGAAGATTCACAAGCAGAGGTTGTGCTAGTTGCAGATGAAGATGTAGCAAAATTACCGCCCCATACGTCTTATCATATATTTACTGCAATAGAAAATGGTGCAGAACAATCTGTTGATATTGCAAAAGAATGGTCACTCAATCAAACAACATCCATTATGTATACGTCTGGGACGACAGGCTTTCCAAAGGGGGTTCGTCAAACGGTTGGCAATCACCAGGCAAGTGCAACAGCTTCTGTTCTCAACATAGGCTTACAAGCCGATGATGTTTGGTTGTGTGCAGTACCATTATTCCATATAAGTGGATTTTCCATTTTAGTACGTTCATTGTTATACGGCAATAAAGTACAGCTATACGAGCATTTTAATGTGGATGCTATTGCACAAAACATAATGGATGGCAATGTTACACATATGTCAGTGGTCGCTGTTACATTAGAACGCATACTAAATACACTTGAGCTAAACAATGCGGTAGCTTCACCGCGATTTAAATTGATGCTAGCAGGTGGTGGTCCTGTGCCAGTAGATTATTTAAAACGGGCGAATGCACTACATTTAGCCGTAGCACAAACATATGGTATGACAGAAACTTCATCGCAAACAGCAACACTAGCAAGTGAAGATGCTATGAAAAAAATAGGTTCTGCAGGCAAGCCATTATTTTTTAATCAAATAAAAATTTCAGCACCAAATGGGCAAGGTGAGGGTGAAATTTGTATTAGAGGCCCACATGTAACGCCTGGATACATTGGACGCTTTGCCGAAAGAAGTTCAACCGAGGAGGGGTGGCTTCATACTGGAGACATTGGCTACATGGATGAGGATGGTTATTTGTTTGTTGTCGATCGTCGTGCAGATTTAATTATTTCTGGTGGTGAAAATATTTATCCAGCTGAGATAGAAAATGTTCTATTGGCGCATCCTGCAGTTCAGGAAGCGGGGGTATGTGGCATCGATGATGAGAAATGGGGACAGGTTCCAATAGCTTTTGTTGTTTTAAAGGAACAGATAGCTATAGAAATTTTACAGCAATATTGTGAAAATAAACTAGCTAAATATAAAGTCCCAAAACAATTCATTATTATCGATGAACTTCCACGTAATGGAGCAAATAAGCTGCTAAGAAGAAAATTATTAGAATTACTTTCAACTGAATAACTTTCATTAATTTAAAGTGCCAGTCACCCAAACAATTCTGGCAATTTCAAATTTAATTAACACCGTAAGAACAGAAAATCCACGGACTCCCATAGTGCCAGTCACTCACACAATTTAGAATCTTATAGCATTGCAAGTGACATATCCAAGTAAAAATCCACGAAGACTCCTGCGGGAACACACGCAATGTAAGACGCAACAGACGACGCGAAAGCGACGGTTGCGGCTTACAACGTGCCCGCGGAAAGCGAAGTGGATTTTTCCGATTTGAGAAGCTTATATTCTATTAGGTGTCTATACCATAGTGCCAGTCACTCACACAATTTCGTATCTTATAGCATTGCAGTGTCATATCCAAGTAAAAATCCACGAAGACTCCTGCGGGAACACACGTAATGTAAGACGCAACAGACGACGCGAAAGCGACGGTTGCGGCTTACAACGTGCCCGCGGAAAGCGAAGTGGATTTTTACGATTTGAGAAACCTATATTCTATTAGGTGTCTATACCATAGTGCCAGTCACTCACACAATTTCGAATCTTATAGCATTGCTAGTGTCATAGC
The genomic region above belongs to Lysinibacillus sp. FSL W8-0992 and contains:
- the menB gene encoding 1,4-dihydroxy-2-naphthoyl-CoA synthase, with translation MTRQWTTLHTYEDIKYEFYNGIAKVTINRPEVRNAFRPKTVMEMIDAFSRARDDKNVGVIILTGEGEQAFCSGGDQKVRGHGGYVGDDEIPRLNVLDLQRLIRVIPKPVVAMVAGYAIGGGHVLHVVCDLTIAADNARFGQTGPKVGSFDAGYGSGYLARIIGHKKAREIWYLCRQYDAQQALDMGLVNTVVPYAQLEDETVQWCEEMLQMSPTALRFLKAAMNADTDGLAGLQQMAGDATLLYYTTDEAKEGRDAFKEKRQPDFGQFPRFP
- a CDS encoding o-succinylbenzoate--CoA ligase codes for the protein MYPNWILQRAYVTPLRSALTYEGQTWTFQQLNELSLKRARQLSAINIKQGQRIAIMGPSTPALVVMMYACMHLQCEMVMLNRRLSQAEIAYQLEDSQAEVVLVADEDVAKLPPHTSYHIFTAIENGAEQSVDIAKEWSLNQTTSIMYTSGTTGFPKGVRQTVGNHQASATASVLNIGLQADDVWLCAVPLFHISGFSILVRSLLYGNKVQLYEHFNVDAIAQNIMDGNVTHMSVVAVTLERILNTLELNNAVASPRFKLMLAGGGPVPVDYLKRANALHLAVAQTYGMTETSSQTATLASEDAMKKIGSAGKPLFFNQIKISAPNGQGEGEICIRGPHVTPGYIGRFAERSSTEEGWLHTGDIGYMDEDGYLFVVDRRADLIISGGENIYPAEIENVLLAHPAVQEAGVCGIDDEKWGQVPIAFVVLKEQIAIEILQQYCENKLAKYKVPKQFIIIDELPRNGANKLLRRKLLELLSTE